The following proteins are encoded in a genomic region of Paenibacillus sp. FSL H3-0469:
- a CDS encoding MFS transporter, with protein sequence MELISLPFLLLFIALLAASLNMRPVITSVSPLLSNIQGDLAMSSLQASLLTTLPVLCMGLFAPVAVSISRRFGMERTIFASMVLIGAATAARGVLSSASGLILTALAAGVGIGIAGPLLSGFIKRYFPGRSAMVSVYSASLVLGASLAAGLSVPLFTWLDSSWQLSLAVWAVLSLAALPAWWRITAKSLQPEAQSVHAKLPVANKRAWLLTVFFGLMASVFYSLTAWLAPIAMSMGYSRHDAGNLLTLFTLIQIPVSILVPVLVARFQRRTLWLVLCSLFELSGLLLLLGSGSPFLSAVLLGIGAGGLFPLALMLPLLMTQRAEEASAWSSLSQGGGYILGALGPLAVGRILDASGSFQLALTGLAVVTVLMIAVQLMIGRSSREGTVSMVRP encoded by the coding sequence TTGGAGTTGATATCGTTGCCTTTCCTGTTATTATTCATCGCCCTACTGGCTGCCTCATTAAATATGCGTCCGGTTATTACGTCCGTCTCTCCGCTGCTTAGCAATATTCAGGGGGACCTGGCTATGAGCAGCCTGCAAGCGAGTCTGCTGACTACGCTGCCTGTTCTGTGTATGGGCCTGTTCGCACCGGTTGCAGTGAGCATCAGCCGCCGTTTCGGAATGGAACGTACAATCTTTGCATCCATGGTGCTCATCGGGGCGGCAACTGCCGCGCGGGGCGTGTTATCCTCGGCCTCTGGGCTCATTCTGACCGCACTCGCAGCAGGTGTGGGAATCGGAATCGCCGGTCCGCTGTTGTCAGGCTTCATTAAGCGTTATTTCCCAGGGCGTTCGGCTATGGTAAGTGTGTATTCTGCCTCCTTAGTGCTGGGTGCTTCCCTGGCAGCAGGGCTGTCTGTTCCCTTGTTCACCTGGTTGGACAGTTCCTGGCAGCTGTCGTTGGCCGTATGGGCGGTACTCTCCCTGGCAGCTCTTCCGGCTTGGTGGAGAATTACAGCAAAGTCGCTGCAGCCGGAGGCTCAGAGTGTGCACGCCAAGCTGCCCGTGGCGAACAAGCGGGCCTGGCTGCTGACCGTATTCTTCGGCCTAATGGCCAGTGTTTTCTATTCGCTGACAGCTTGGCTGGCCCCGATAGCCATGTCTATGGGCTATAGCCGCCATGATGCGGGCAACCTGCTCACACTCTTCACTTTGATTCAGATTCCGGTGAGTATTCTGGTGCCTGTCCTGGTCGCCAGGTTCCAGCGGCGAACCTTATGGCTGGTGCTGTGCAGCCTGTTCGAGCTAAGCGGGCTGCTGCTCCTGCTCGGCTCAGGTTCACCGTTCCTGAGCGCAGTCCTGCTTGGGATCGGAGCCGGAGGCTTGTTCCCGCTGGCGCTCATGCTGCCGCTGCTCATGACTCAGCGGGCGGAAGAGGCCAGCGCCTGGTCCTCACTGAGCCAGGGCGGCGGCTATATTCTCGGAGCCTTGGGTCCCCTCGCAGTGGGCCGCATCCTGGATGCTTCGGGCTCATTCCAGCTTGCCTTAACCGGCTTAGCTGTAGTCACTGTGCTCATGATCGCGGTGCAGCTGATGATAGGCAGAAGCTCCCGTGAAGGTACAGTGTCTATGGTACGTCCATAA
- a CDS encoding tail fiber domain-containing protein, with amino-acid sequence MPKDMKRMNYFNGLLLKEEDLTLDQNYHKRVRQLHNRHFHDWGVVDGLKVTMRDGITVEIAPGFALNRVTDPEHNEEISQEIMVSDTQPDRVINLSGYSTSDQIYISISYQEKLTDAEVLKGGDNPIHVLEQAKIEVSSRKPADVHQNILLARVNLKHSQDGTLTIGGIYETDVDGSQLVTRAAGGTVLKADQIIIGKEKKPETPFLSNSEDLDGEEGSRLNVHAVLTEFTGDIKAGAISTYGSVDIDGTLSVTSGSAAVFKVNESGDLEVSGASTMEGPFSAKQGIEVSGGMAMLDVPQVIIGGSKVTLNQNAAEDDRMGIEILRKDHSSAKLQWDEKNKSWMIGTEVQAGDEASGLFEVAYGADWEQLHHGANADSLHSHSQLMAADGKPSLRTDNEGTVLVDRGMSVSGTLVSQKDGLEVFRGATLPNAKIAWNEAAKSWQTGTVSGDMTNIPDGKQWEELTGGNRNADALHTHRQFHNEDKSLLALEIGADGNVNIPHELMVGETLTVNKLIVREEEVVIRKVEQEVADSFLTVNKAEDHTALGNKGGLDVYRGSQLPAARMEWNEADRKWRIGLEGSMSDIPYGNKWDTLTSGSVADASHKHSTLSTPSGGTILSADAQGRLSASGNMELGGTLLAKGSTTLKSDLSVGGSATIEGNLTVKGTTTFVKKEDLVVVSNRIELNKFEGNSSSLKQSSIEVYRGKLNPSAKLLWDETDGRWKLGLGDELSNIAYGSNWDALTGGVSSDADGLHRHNSLSDSTGNTAVQITADGDFEMINDAEVQGSLTVNNGAEVSGGLAVQGLVKVDGNLIVKGTTTTLNREDLVVTNNIIEINKFAGDTPPAAESGIEVFRGESQPPARMFWNESERKWKVGIGNSLENVASGSSWDKLTQMASADALHLHSQLYNPKSDILALSASAEGNVDIHHDLTVGSNLTVAGELEIRGTSAKIATDELDIGSPWITLNKDAGTAKSLAGGGLEIYRGPDQPAAKLTWDEVKAQWLLATPTDSAALAVDSSGNVQASGAVKAAGVAITGAVTAASAAIAGTVTVGDGIEVLQGTETNAQIKWAKDRWKLGTAGRTVLSLTRSGKMGVGTDNPTEVLDVAGKAVFRTETEVSGAASFSGKLTAHSDAVFEGTASFNKGIDAASAVISKHAVISGNVTAGGFEAPRGLNKDGILQPNARIYWNNEQNAWFYGDGVTFSEFGTGKGGQNKLFNSLGNTVALFSDAKGYVGIGTTNPLALLDVQVPGGSSAFSVTSSGEVGIGTFNPKFKLDVQGNAAINGELNAVSAAISKDLTVNGNLTVNGDIVTINAATLEVEDNIIRVNKYTPQKTPLVQNAGLEVFRGGTALPAQLLWDETADVWLAGVSDNLKAIEFKGHTHPEYASLSGAITVDEGNIGIGTDARAANLEVKGNAVVSGSLTVTEASLSGGLAAASVKISGLAALKEVTVSGGFTAQDAAITGDLTVNKGIAVDRGTEQKAQLLWDESLDAWTAGTAGSMKQLSYNGHTHQELSELTGVLKIASGNLGIGTAAPTAKLEVNGNAVVSGRMTVTDAAVSGKLTAADAECSGMLRAKDAEVTGSLKLSRGIDVGRGTGANAQIVWNEAMAEWQLGLAGSLKQLSYSDHSHEELTDLSAVLKVASGNIGIGTAAPAAKLDVNGNAAVSGKLTVTDAVVNGALTVKNAVINTLLKAADAEFTGTFNAKDAAFTGTLSAKELTLSDTLNVKDAKISGSLTVSRGIELDRGKDKKAQILWDTTANAWQAGIEGSMQKLVCQDAVYDELVQVAGALTLDSSSNVGIGKAPADNYKLDVNGNLRATNFAQTSSRTYKENIASLPVKKALELLNKLKPVTFNYKTENGKQQNIGFIAEDVPQIFSTADHKSVVLMDIIGVLTTVVQKQQKEAQDMRKQVNELKVQVTALAGA; translated from the coding sequence GTGCCAAAGGATATGAAACGCATGAATTATTTCAACGGGCTGCTGCTGAAGGAAGAGGATCTGACGCTGGATCAGAATTACCATAAGCGTGTGCGGCAGCTGCATAACCGTCATTTCCATGATTGGGGAGTCGTGGATGGGCTTAAGGTCACCATGCGGGACGGGATAACCGTTGAGATCGCTCCGGGCTTTGCTCTCAACCGTGTCACCGACCCGGAGCACAATGAGGAGATCAGCCAGGAAATTATGGTCAGTGATACTCAGCCGGATCGGGTGATTAACCTCTCGGGGTACAGCACTTCGGATCAGATCTATATTTCCATCAGCTATCAGGAGAAGCTAACTGACGCCGAAGTGCTCAAGGGAGGAGATAATCCCATCCATGTGCTGGAGCAGGCCAAAATAGAAGTAAGCTCCCGGAAGCCCGCAGATGTACACCAGAATATCCTGCTGGCCCGGGTGAATCTGAAGCATTCCCAGGATGGCACTTTAACGATCGGCGGGATCTACGAGACGGATGTGGACGGGTCTCAGCTGGTGACGAGGGCCGCAGGCGGGACGGTGCTTAAGGCGGATCAGATCATTATCGGCAAAGAGAAGAAGCCTGAAACGCCCTTCCTCAGCAACTCGGAGGACCTTGATGGCGAGGAAGGGAGCCGGCTTAACGTTCACGCTGTGCTGACAGAGTTCACTGGCGACATCAAGGCAGGAGCTATCAGCACTTATGGATCAGTGGATATAGACGGCACGTTATCTGTAACCTCGGGCAGCGCAGCGGTGTTCAAGGTGAATGAGTCCGGCGATCTGGAGGTCTCCGGCGCGTCAACCATGGAGGGGCCTTTCTCCGCGAAGCAAGGGATTGAAGTCAGCGGGGGGATGGCGATGCTGGATGTTCCCCAGGTTATCATCGGCGGAAGCAAGGTCACCCTGAATCAGAATGCGGCTGAAGATGACCGGATGGGGATCGAGATCCTGCGCAAGGATCATTCCAGCGCCAAGCTGCAATGGGATGAGAAGAATAAGAGCTGGATGATTGGAACCGAAGTGCAGGCGGGTGACGAGGCCAGCGGATTGTTCGAGGTGGCTTATGGAGCAGACTGGGAGCAGCTGCATCACGGTGCGAATGCGGATAGTCTGCATAGCCATAGCCAGCTGATGGCTGCGGATGGCAAGCCGTCACTTCGCACGGACAACGAGGGGACGGTCCTGGTTGACCGGGGAATGAGCGTATCCGGTACACTGGTATCCCAGAAGGATGGCCTGGAGGTCTTCCGGGGAGCCACGCTGCCCAATGCCAAGATAGCCTGGAATGAAGCTGCGAAATCCTGGCAGACCGGCACCGTGAGCGGGGATATGACCAATATTCCTGACGGGAAGCAGTGGGAGGAGCTGACCGGCGGCAACCGGAATGCAGATGCTCTGCATACCCACAGGCAGTTCCATAACGAAGACAAGAGCCTGCTTGCGCTGGAGATCGGTGCGGACGGTAATGTGAATATCCCCCATGAGCTGATGGTCGGCGAGACCCTGACCGTGAATAAGCTGATTGTCCGGGAAGAAGAGGTGGTCATCCGGAAGGTTGAGCAGGAGGTGGCAGATAGCTTCCTTACGGTCAATAAGGCGGAAGACCACACAGCTCTGGGTAACAAGGGAGGGCTGGATGTCTACCGGGGCAGCCAGCTTCCGGCAGCACGCATGGAGTGGAATGAAGCAGACCGCAAGTGGAGAATCGGGCTTGAAGGCAGCATGTCCGACATTCCTTACGGGAACAAATGGGACACACTGACCAGCGGGTCTGTGGCGGATGCTTCCCACAAGCACAGCACACTGAGTACGCCGTCCGGCGGAACGATTCTGTCGGCAGACGCCCAGGGACGGCTGTCCGCATCCGGGAATATGGAGCTCGGCGGTACGCTGCTGGCCAAGGGCAGTACCACGCTGAAGTCCGACCTGAGTGTCGGAGGATCGGCTACGATTGAAGGCAATCTGACGGTCAAGGGCACCACTACCTTCGTCAAAAAGGAAGATCTGGTGGTGGTCAGCAACCGGATTGAGCTCAATAAATTCGAGGGGAACAGTTCCTCCCTGAAGCAGAGCAGCATTGAGGTCTACCGGGGCAAGCTGAACCCGAGCGCCAAGCTGCTCTGGGACGAGACGGATGGCAGATGGAAGCTGGGACTCGGCGATGAACTGTCCAATATTGCCTACGGGAGTAATTGGGACGCGTTGACCGGAGGGGTCAGCTCGGATGCAGATGGCCTGCACCGGCACAATTCCCTGAGCGATAGCACGGGCAACACGGCTGTCCAGATTACAGCAGACGGTGATTTTGAAATGATTAATGATGCTGAGGTGCAGGGCTCCCTGACCGTCAATAACGGGGCGGAGGTCAGCGGAGGTCTGGCGGTTCAGGGCCTGGTTAAGGTAGACGGCAACCTGATCGTCAAAGGCACCACGACCACGCTGAACCGTGAAGATCTGGTTGTCACCAATAACATCATTGAGATCAACAAATTCGCAGGGGATACCCCGCCAGCCGCCGAGAGCGGCATCGAAGTGTTCCGGGGGGAATCGCAGCCGCCTGCCCGGATGTTCTGGAACGAAAGCGAGCGGAAGTGGAAGGTGGGTATCGGAAATTCACTGGAGAATGTTGCCAGCGGCAGCTCCTGGGACAAGCTCACACAGATGGCGAGTGCGGATGCTCTGCATCTTCACAGCCAGCTGTACAATCCGAAGAGTGACATCCTGGCTCTCAGCGCCAGCGCCGAAGGGAATGTGGATATTCACCATGATTTGACTGTGGGCAGTAATCTGACGGTAGCCGGAGAGCTGGAGATCCGGGGGACCTCGGCCAAAATTGCCACAGATGAGCTGGATATCGGCAGCCCCTGGATTACCCTTAATAAGGATGCTGGAACAGCCAAGTCGCTTGCGGGCGGCGGACTTGAGATCTATCGCGGCCCGGATCAGCCTGCCGCCAAGCTTACTTGGGATGAGGTCAAGGCCCAGTGGCTGCTTGCTACACCTACGGATAGTGCTGCGCTGGCAGTGGATTCATCAGGCAATGTTCAGGCGTCCGGTGCAGTGAAGGCTGCAGGTGTTGCGATTACAGGAGCAGTCACTGCTGCCAGCGCGGCAATTGCAGGAACAGTGACGGTCGGAGACGGCATTGAGGTGCTGCAAGGCACCGAGACTAATGCGCAGATCAAGTGGGCTAAGGACCGCTGGAAGCTGGGTACTGCCGGCAGAACGGTTCTCAGCCTGACCCGCAGCGGCAAGATGGGGGTGGGCACAGATAATCCCACTGAAGTGCTGGATGTGGCAGGCAAGGCGGTCTTCCGGACAGAGACAGAGGTCTCTGGAGCGGCTTCCTTCTCAGGCAAGCTGACGGCTCATAGTGATGCTGTATTTGAAGGGACAGCTTCTTTTAACAAAGGGATTGATGCAGCTAGCGCTGTGATTAGCAAGCATGCGGTTATCTCCGGGAATGTTACTGCCGGAGGGTTTGAAGCTCCGCGCGGCTTGAACAAAGACGGAATTCTTCAGCCGAATGCCCGGATCTATTGGAACAATGAGCAGAATGCCTGGTTCTATGGCGATGGGGTCACCTTCTCTGAATTCGGCACCGGGAAGGGCGGCCAGAACAAGCTGTTCAATTCACTCGGCAATACGGTTGCCCTGTTCTCGGATGCGAAGGGGTATGTCGGCATCGGAACAACGAATCCGCTGGCCCTGCTGGATGTGCAGGTACCGGGAGGAAGCAGTGCTTTCAGCGTTACCAGCAGCGGAGAGGTCGGTATAGGGACCTTCAACCCTAAATTCAAGCTCGATGTACAAGGCAATGCGGCAATCAATGGGGAACTTAACGCAGTCAGCGCCGCCATATCCAAGGATCTGACCGTGAACGGGAATCTGACGGTGAATGGCGACATTGTGACGATCAATGCGGCTACACTTGAGGTTGAAGACAACATCATAAGAGTCAACAAGTATACCCCTCAGAAGACTCCGCTTGTTCAAAATGCCGGTCTGGAGGTATTCCGCGGCGGCACTGCGCTTCCAGCCCAGCTGCTGTGGGATGAGACTGCCGATGTGTGGCTGGCCGGAGTCTCAGATAACCTGAAGGCCATAGAGTTCAAGGGACATACCCACCCCGAGTATGCTTCTCTGTCAGGAGCGATCACTGTTGACGAAGGCAATATCGGGATTGGTACGGATGCCCGGGCCGCTAATCTGGAGGTGAAGGGGAATGCCGTTGTCAGCGGATCATTGACGGTTACAGAGGCTTCGCTAAGCGGCGGCTTGGCAGCAGCAAGTGTAAAGATCAGCGGCTTGGCTGCACTGAAGGAGGTCACCGTCAGCGGAGGTTTCACAGCTCAGGATGCCGCCATCACCGGCGATCTTACGGTCAATAAGGGAATTGCAGTGGACAGAGGAACGGAGCAGAAGGCACAGCTGCTCTGGGATGAATCACTGGATGCCTGGACGGCTGGTACGGCTGGAAGCATGAAGCAGCTATCCTACAATGGCCATACGCACCAAGAGCTGTCAGAACTGACGGGAGTGCTGAAGATTGCTTCCGGGAATCTTGGAATAGGCACCGCAGCACCAACCGCCAAGCTTGAGGTGAACGGCAATGCGGTGGTATCCGGACGTATGACCGTTACAGACGCGGCAGTCAGCGGCAAGCTAACGGCTGCGGATGCCGAATGTAGCGGAATGCTCCGCGCGAAGGATGCTGAAGTTACCGGCAGCCTCAAGCTTAGCCGGGGGATTGATGTGGGCAGAGGCACAGGTGCCAATGCACAGATTGTATGGAACGAAGCGATGGCTGAATGGCAGCTGGGACTTGCGGGCAGCTTGAAGCAGCTCTCGTACAGCGATCATTCGCATGAGGAGCTTACGGATCTGAGTGCTGTGCTGAAGGTGGCTTCAGGCAACATCGGGATTGGCACCGCCGCACCAGCCGCCAAGCTGGATGTGAACGGTAATGCGGCGGTATCCGGGAAATTAACCGTCACTGACGCTGTTGTGAACGGGGCCTTAACCGTGAAGAACGCAGTGATCAACACGTTACTAAAGGCAGCGGATGCCGAATTTACAGGAACGTTCAACGCGAAGGACGCCGCCTTCACAGGTACATTGTCAGCGAAGGAACTAACCCTCAGTGATACATTGAACGTGAAGGATGCCAAGATCAGCGGCAGCCTGACGGTTAGCCGGGGGATCGAGCTTGACCGGGGCAAGGATAAGAAGGCACAGATTCTCTGGGATACTACGGCAAATGCATGGCAGGCGGGCATTGAGGGAAGTATGCAGAAGCTGGTCTGCCAGGATGCCGTCTATGATGAACTGGTCCAGGTGGCGGGAGCATTAACGCTAGATTCCAGCAGCAATGTCGGGATTGGCAAAGCGCCCGCAGATAACTATAAGCTGGATGTGAACGGCAACCTGCGGGCAACGAACTTCGCACAGACCTCCTCCCGGACCTACAAGGAGAACATTGCCAGTCTGCCGGTGAAGAAGGCGCTGGAGCTGCTGAACAAGCTGAAGCCGGTGACCTTCAACTACAAGACGGAGAACGGCAAGCAGCAGAATATCGGCTTCATCGCCGAGGATGTGCCACAGATTTTCTCCACTGCAGATCACAAGTCTGTAGTACTGATGGACATTATCGGCGTACTGACCACGGTAGTTCAGAAGCAGCAGAAGGAAGCTCAAGACATGCGCAAGCAGGTAAATGAGCTCAAGGTTCAGGTTACGGCCTTGGCCGGCGCTTAA
- a CDS encoding YafY family protein, whose translation MAKWDNMLAMLWMLRSGKKLTAAQIADQLEISVRTVYRYIDALCASGVPVVAESGHDGGVHILESFSETPLFFSSMELRALLDAYKFAQSAGYPYALELENALKKVENGLHDEQRQDLSLHTGSLDVIAPSRPPSVVPLLRELEQAVKAGQTVHLTYRKVNAVQDEEREVDPYGLAYDRSEWYMVGFCHRSQAMRTYRVDRIVKLALTEASFPRPEPFSVSDYFRSQLEPEPEENAPLLVIRIEGEPDALNKLCGNWHLRHYLTERTDREARFLLDAPSMNKYLPKYLLSFGTSIRIHEPLELKEQIQELACAISRHYRNDGE comes from the coding sequence ATGGCCAAATGGGATAATATGCTCGCAATGCTGTGGATGCTGAGGTCCGGTAAGAAGCTTACTGCCGCACAAATCGCAGACCAGCTGGAGATCAGCGTCCGCACGGTATACCGGTATATCGATGCCTTATGTGCCAGCGGGGTACCGGTGGTCGCCGAATCAGGACATGACGGCGGGGTACATATTCTGGAGAGCTTCAGTGAGACGCCCCTGTTCTTCAGCTCCATGGAGCTGAGAGCGCTGCTCGATGCCTATAAATTCGCGCAAAGCGCTGGCTATCCCTACGCCCTGGAGCTGGAAAACGCACTCAAAAAGGTAGAGAACGGGCTGCATGATGAACAGCGCCAAGACCTGTCGCTGCACACAGGCAGTCTCGATGTGATCGCTCCGTCCCGTCCCCCGTCTGTGGTCCCTTTGCTGCGGGAGCTGGAGCAGGCTGTGAAGGCAGGCCAGACGGTCCACCTCACCTACCGGAAAGTGAATGCCGTACAGGACGAGGAGCGCGAAGTCGATCCGTATGGTCTGGCTTACGACCGTTCCGAATGGTATATGGTTGGGTTCTGTCACCGTTCACAGGCCATGCGGACCTATCGCGTGGACCGCATTGTCAAGCTTGCGTTAACGGAAGCCAGCTTCCCTAGGCCGGAGCCCTTCTCGGTATCTGACTATTTCCGCAGCCAGCTGGAGCCGGAGCCCGAAGAAAATGCCCCTCTGCTCGTGATCCGTATCGAAGGAGAGCCGGATGCGCTGAACAAGCTATGCGGCAACTGGCATCTGCGGCACTACCTTACAGAGCGGACCGACCGGGAGGCGAGGTTCCTGCTGGATGCCCCCTCTATGAATAAATACCTTCCCAAATATCTGCTCAGCTTCGGCACTTCCATACGTATTCATGAGCCTCTGGAGCTGAAGGAGCAGATTCAGGAATTGGCCTGTGCGATTAGCAGACATTACAGGAACGATGGTGAATGA
- a CDS encoding LysR family transcriptional regulator, whose translation MIHLETRHLHYFLAVCQELHFTRAAEKLGISQPTLSQQIKVLEGELGLPLFDRIGKRIALTEAGVLLKEYAVQMVQNEHSAKAAMDELRLDNRGTIRLGLLPSDLDYQLTPLLVKFHEDYPNIRLQVFASTVIQQEVLDNKLDIGICLQGPRDELLTKVDLGWEPYHLIVREDHPYAAKSHIELSELQHIQLVMYPRTFIGRELVENSCREAGFALEPIMETGSATSLIQLVQAGIGGTVQPGSIMDAMKNSGLCSIPILNSPPIRRLNLIYRADRYISRATHTFISYLKEFWMDHLDNPAGSG comes from the coding sequence GTGATTCATTTGGAAACCCGCCATTTGCATTATTTTCTGGCTGTGTGTCAAGAACTGCATTTCACACGGGCTGCCGAGAAGCTGGGAATCAGCCAGCCCACGTTAAGCCAGCAGATCAAGGTGCTGGAAGGTGAGCTGGGGCTCCCCCTCTTCGACCGGATCGGCAAAAGAATTGCTCTTACCGAGGCCGGAGTACTGTTGAAGGAGTATGCAGTCCAGATGGTGCAGAATGAACACAGCGCCAAGGCGGCCATGGACGAGCTGCGCCTGGACAACCGCGGCACCATCCGGCTCGGGCTGCTGCCTTCCGACCTCGATTACCAGTTAACACCGCTGCTGGTTAAATTCCACGAGGATTATCCAAATATACGGCTTCAGGTGTTCGCCTCGACGGTCATTCAGCAGGAGGTGCTGGATAACAAGCTGGACATCGGGATCTGTCTCCAGGGGCCACGCGATGAACTGCTAACCAAGGTGGATCTAGGCTGGGAGCCGTATCATCTGATTGTCCGGGAGGATCATCCTTACGCTGCCAAGAGCCATATCGAGCTGTCCGAGCTTCAGCACATCCAGCTTGTGATGTACCCGCGGACTTTTATCGGCAGAGAGCTGGTGGAGAACAGCTGCCGGGAAGCCGGCTTCGCGCTGGAACCGATCATGGAGACCGGATCGGCCACCTCGCTGATCCAATTGGTCCAGGCCGGAATCGGCGGTACCGTACAGCCGGGAAGCATCATGGACGCCATGAAGAACAGCGGACTGTGCTCCATTCCCATCCTGAATTCGCCGCCGATCCGCAGGCTCAACTTAATCTACCGGGCAGACCGTTACATTAGCAGGGCAACCCATACTTTTATCAGCTACCTGAAGGAGTTCTGGATGGATCATTTGGACAACCCGGCGGGTTCAGGATAG
- a CDS encoding copper amine oxidase N-terminal domain-containing protein has product MITFKKLMQIIGLSVLVTSVTHSPAPAVAASATTRSATAGASAIQVYLNNERITSTAGGATLINNTVMLSLDKLYVRGAAITYDEHSRMLTIQNLLTQGSMKIGSTNASVNGKQITYSAAFQQVNKQLYIPLRFVNDAIGGSLEWDAVHREAFISYPEPAGLSK; this is encoded by the coding sequence ATGATTACATTCAAAAAACTCATGCAGATCATCGGACTTAGTGTTCTTGTCACGAGCGTGACTCATTCTCCTGCCCCGGCTGTTGCTGCCTCCGCTACAACCCGGTCCGCCACAGCCGGGGCATCCGCGATTCAGGTCTATCTGAACAATGAGCGGATTACTTCAACCGCAGGGGGCGCTACGCTCATCAACAATACAGTCATGCTCTCGCTGGATAAGCTGTATGTGCGAGGGGCGGCCATTACATACGACGAGCATTCCAGAATGCTCACCATTCAGAATCTGCTCACACAGGGCAGCATGAAGATCGGCAGCACTAACGCCTCTGTGAACGGGAAGCAGATCACTTATTCCGCTGCCTTCCAGCAGGTGAACAAGCAGCTCTATATCCCTCTGCGCTTCGTGAATGATGCGATTGGCGGCTCACTGGAGTGGGATGCTGTTCATCGTGAAGCGTTCATCAGCTATCCTGAACCCGCCGGGTTGTCCAAATGA